The Penaeus chinensis breed Huanghai No. 1 chromosome 39, ASM1920278v2, whole genome shotgun sequence genome has a segment encoding these proteins:
- the LOC125046780 gene encoding LOW QUALITY PROTEIN: interleukin-1 receptor-associated kinase 4-like (The sequence of the model RefSeq protein was modified relative to this genomic sequence to represent the inferred CDS: inserted 1 base in 1 codon) has protein sequence MFCSSEKVIMQAVTDGNGNRAAFTMASELRFLPPWAKSQLAHILEVTHGWREIMGRVPSMPWVPGEPIPEGLHYPRKYTSDDIQLVAEECARDRREGFEVLVEEWGTSGRKRPTLQDLVNLLERAKLYRAVDYLTVKVLNGEPQNRDQSEEELFDELERAIQNDQRVHQDIVHGTFSVGVVKDTPDTLTTDRLSERSADDSRAQVNEEPTRVMDVSWNVLAASPGREENQQPRFNAEVLEGLDSSGVPHFRYSMLKQITQNFSGLPLDYGGNKLGEGAFGVVYLAKMYVGGKEKKIAVKKLNSGEARVEQQFKTEIEILSRCIHENLLPLEGYSCDGPDWCLVYTYMSNGSLQDRLACLGGTEPLDWNTRVRIGEGAARGIVHLHTFQERPLVHRDIKSANILLDDKLVPKVGDFGLVRLGGSGTHTRTLIKTTTVFGTSAYMAPEAFRGDISVKMDTFSFGIVILELLTGLPXYDEEREGCDLLSHVLESEGEKSELLDVRAGSWDPDTASQLFDLAELCTDDKRRRPTMVQVLENYSSVVNSQ, from the exons ATGTTTTGCTCTTCGGAAAAG GTGATCATGCAGGCTGTAACAGATGGTAATGGAAATAGAGCTGCCTTCACTATGGCCTCGGAACTCCGCTTTCTGCCACCGTGGGCAAAGTCACAGTTAGCGCACATCTTGGAAGTCACTCATGGTTGGCGGGAGATCATGGGTCGAGTGCCGAGCATGCCATGGGTGCCCGGAGAACCAATTCCAGAGGGTCTTCATTATCCTAGAAAATACACGTCTGATGATATTCA ACTAGTAGCTGAAGAATGTGCTCGAGATCGTCGCGAAGGCTTTGAGGTCCTTGTTGAAGAATGGGGAACCAGTGGAAGGAAGAGACCTACATTGCAAGACCTTGTAAATCTCCTGGAACGGGCAAAACTGTACAGAGCTGTTGACTACTTAACTGTCAAGGTTTTAAATG GAGAGCCCCAGAACAGGGACCAGAGTGAAGAGGAGCTGTTTGATGAGCTAGAGAGAGCAATACAGAATGACCAAAGAGTCCACCAAGACATTGTTCATGGGACCTTCTCTGTTGGAGTGGTCAAAGATACCCCAGACACACTCACGACAGACAGGCTAAGCGAGAGATCTGCAGACGATTCTCGAGCGCAAGTGAATGAGGAGCCAACCAGAGTGATGGACGTTTCCTGGAATGTTCTAGCTGCATCAccgggaagagaagaaaatcagCAGCCACGATTCAATGCAGAAGTCTTGGAGGGTTTAGACAGTTCAGGCGTTCCTCATTTCCGATACTCCATGCTGAAGCAGATCACCCAGAACTTCTCTGGCTTGCCTTTAGATTATGGTGGAAATAAGTTAGGAGAAGGAGCATTTGGGGTGGTCTACTTGGCAAAAATGTAtgttgggggaaaggaaaaaaagattgcAGTCAAGAAGCTGAATTCAGGAGAAGCCAGAGTTGAGCAGCAGTTCAAAACAGAGATTGAAATTTTATCAAG ATGTATACATGAGAACTTATTGCCTTTAGAGGGTTACTCATGTGATGGCCCAGACTGGTGTCTTGTGTACACTTACATGTCTAATGGAAGTCTTCAAGACAGACTTGCCTGCTTG GGTGGGACTGAACCTTTAGACTGGAACACGAGAGTCCGTATTGGAGAAGGAGCGGCTCGTGGCATAGTGCATCTCCATACATTCCAGGAGCGACCACTAGTTCACAGGGACATAAAAAGTGCAAACATTCTTCTTGATGATAAACTTGTACCAAAG GTTGGTGACTTCGGTTTAGTTCGTTTAGGAGGCAGtggcactcacacgcgcacactcatcaAAACCACTACAGTCTTTGGCACCTCTGCTTACATGGCCCCTGAAGCCTTTAGGGGAGATATCTCTGTGAAAATGGACACCTTCAGCTTTGGAATT GTCATATTAGAACTCCTCACTGGACTAC CTTATGATGAGGAACGTGAAGGCTGTGACTTG CTATCTCATGTCCTggaaagtgaaggggaaaagAGCGAATTGCTAGATGTACGTGCGGGCAGCTGGGACCCAGACACAGCATCTCAGCTCTTTGATCTGGCTGAGCTTTGTACCGATGACAAGAGGAGACGGCCTACTATGGTTCAGGTGCTCGAAAATTATTCGTCTGTTGTAAATAGTCAGTAA